The Cyanobacteriota bacterium genome window below encodes:
- a CDS encoding glycosyltransferase — MGMSQEQPIVHILIPVYNRCAITLACLHQLQQLGVLDRYQIVVVDDGSTDGTTAAIQTAYPTVKVLVGTGDLWWTGAMRLGMSNAWADRAAIVLWLNDDCWPEPGAIEALVEFVHTHPKTIAAAACYSPSGNQPLPTGFRGRHRFAAHPGEVVVVEGTSGYCVAIPRSVMATIGYPDADRFPQYGGDGMYLLAASRAGFTVCILGDAKVRLPGVTDTIYRFRDYLYQLPVPSWYRVFSSKKSPYHLPTRFHYHLTKYGSVGGLSLFLGQTVVWMVQWFIVFITFLGRRGQ, encoded by the coding sequence ATGGGGATGAGCCAAGAGCAGCCAATCGTTCACATTCTCATCCCAGTTTATAATCGCTGTGCTATAACCCTAGCTTGCCTTCACCAGTTACAACAGCTTGGCGTGTTGGATCGGTATCAGATAGTAGTTGTGGATGATGGCTCTACAGATGGAACCACGGCTGCCATTCAAACAGCTTATCCGACGGTCAAGGTGCTAGTAGGAACAGGGGATCTATGGTGGACAGGTGCAATGCGGCTAGGGATGAGCAATGCCTGGGCAGACCGTGCTGCGATCGTTTTATGGCTGAATGATGACTGCTGGCCTGAGCCAGGTGCGATCGAAGCGTTGGTTGAGTTTGTGCATACCCATCCTAAAACGATCGCTGCTGCTGCCTGCTACAGTCCCAGTGGCAATCAACCGCTGCCAACTGGCTTTCGAGGCCGACACCGATTTGCTGCCCATCCTGGCGAAGTCGTTGTAGTTGAGGGTACTAGCGGCTACTGCGTGGCAATTCCTCGATCGGTAATGGCAACGATCGGCTATCCTGATGCTGATCGTTTTCCTCAGTATGGTGGTGACGGAATGTATTTGCTAGCTGCTAGCCGCGCTGGGTTTACGGTCTGTATTCTTGGAGATGCCAAGGTTCGCCTGCCTGGAGTTACTGACACAATTTATCGCTTTCGCGACTATCTGTACCAGCTACCAGTGCCCAGTTGGTACCGTGTGTTCAGTAGCAAAAAGTCCCCCTATCATCTGCCTACTCGCTTTCATTACCATTTGACCAAATATGGCTCTGTTGGCGGATTGTCGCTGTTTCTAGGGCAAACCGTAGTGTGGATGGTGCAATGGTTCATAGTGTTCATCACGTTCTTAGGTCGAAGAGGTCAGTAA